Proteins encoded within one genomic window of Streptomyces sp. NBC_01314:
- a CDS encoding acyl-CoA dehydrogenase family protein, translating into MDFAFDARTEELRAKLLAFMDEYVYPAEAVAEEQRAELASPWDTPAVVEELKAEARRQGLWNLFLPDSEYGAGLTNLQYAPLAEITGRSPQLAPTALNCAAPDTGNMEVLSQFGDEAQKKQWLEPLLAGEIRSAFAMTEPEVASSDATNITTLIERDGDDYVVNGRKWYISGAMNPDCQIFIVMGKTDPNGADIRRQQSMILVPRDTPGVTVKRAMRVFGYEDHSHGGHAEVIFEGARVPAANLIGEEGGGFAIAQARLGPGRIHHCMRLIGMAERAIELMCRRAVAREAFGKALAQQGVVHNWIADARVAVEQLRLLVLKTAWMMDTVGNKGAHAEIQAIKIATPRTVVDIIDRAIQLHGAGGVSQDFPLAELYAGARTLMIADGPDEVHQRSLARRELKRYV; encoded by the coding sequence ATGGACTTCGCATTCGACGCCCGTACGGAGGAGCTGCGCGCCAAGCTCCTCGCCTTCATGGACGAGTACGTGTACCCGGCGGAAGCCGTGGCCGAGGAGCAGCGTGCCGAGCTGGCCTCGCCGTGGGACACACCCGCCGTGGTGGAGGAGCTGAAGGCCGAGGCCCGCAGGCAGGGCCTGTGGAACCTCTTCCTGCCCGACTCCGAGTACGGGGCCGGGCTCACCAACCTCCAGTACGCACCGCTCGCCGAGATCACGGGCCGGTCCCCGCAGTTGGCGCCGACCGCGCTGAACTGCGCCGCGCCCGACACGGGCAACATGGAGGTGCTGAGCCAGTTCGGCGACGAGGCGCAGAAGAAGCAGTGGCTGGAGCCGCTGCTCGCCGGTGAGATCCGTTCGGCCTTCGCGATGACCGAGCCGGAGGTGGCCTCCTCGGACGCCACGAACATCACCACACTGATCGAGCGGGACGGTGACGACTATGTCGTCAACGGGCGCAAGTGGTACATCTCCGGGGCGATGAACCCGGACTGTCAGATCTTCATCGTGATGGGCAAGACGGACCCGAACGGGGCCGACATCCGCCGTCAGCAGTCGATGATCCTGGTCCCGCGTGACACTCCCGGTGTCACGGTGAAGCGCGCGATGCGGGTGTTCGGCTACGAGGACCACTCCCACGGCGGTCACGCCGAGGTGATCTTCGAGGGCGCGCGGGTGCCGGCCGCCAACCTGATCGGCGAGGAGGGCGGCGGTTTCGCCATCGCGCAGGCGCGGCTCGGACCGGGGCGTATCCACCACTGCATGCGGCTCATCGGGATGGCCGAGCGGGCGATCGAGCTGATGTGCCGGCGGGCGGTGGCGCGGGAGGCCTTCGGCAAGGCGCTGGCGCAGCAGGGGGTCGTGCACAACTGGATCGCCGACGCGCGGGTGGCGGTGGAGCAGTTGCGGCTGCTGGTGCTGAAGACGGCGTGGATGATGGACACGGTGGGCAACAAGGGGGCCCACGCGGAGATCCAGGCCATCAAGATCGCTACGCCGCGGACGGTCGTGGACATCATCGACCGGGCCATTCAGCTGCACGGCGCGGGGGGTGTCAGCCAGGACTTCCCGCTGGCCGAGCTGTACGCGGGGGCGCGGACGCTGATGATCGCGGACGGGCCCGATGAGGTGCACCAGCGGTCGTTGGCGCGACGGGAGCTGAAGCGGTACGTGTAG
- a CDS encoding phosphotransferase family protein, with product MHPDHPPGLDPDRLRALLDAERPGLVGGPLTGRLIEGGRSNLTYEVTDGSAKWVVRRPPLGHVLATAHDMKREHRVISALHATDVPVPRPVLFCGDEDVLGAPFYVMDFVEGTPYRTAEQLAPLGPERTRAAVLSLVDTLVELHAVDPAEVGLADFGRPEGFLDRQLRRWGKQLDASRNRELAGIDELHAALGRQLPHSPAPTVVHGDYRLDNVLLGDDDRIRAILDWEMSTLGDPLTDLGLLVMYSVPLATPESPVSTTAAAAGHPDPAEIVERYAARSGRDVASVSWYTAFAWFKLAVILEGIHYRYTLGQTVGRGFDRIGDLVPVFIEHGLTTLRAGSQEA from the coding sequence ATGCACCCAGACCACCCGCCAGGTCTCGATCCCGACCGGCTCCGCGCCCTGCTCGACGCCGAGCGGCCCGGACTCGTGGGCGGCCCGCTCACCGGCCGGCTGATCGAGGGCGGACGGTCGAACCTGACGTACGAGGTCACGGACGGCTCCGCGAAGTGGGTCGTACGGCGGCCTCCGCTGGGCCATGTGCTGGCGACCGCGCACGACATGAAGCGTGAACACCGGGTGATCAGCGCGCTGCACGCGACGGACGTTCCGGTGCCGCGTCCCGTGCTGTTCTGCGGTGACGAGGACGTGCTCGGCGCGCCCTTCTACGTCATGGACTTCGTGGAGGGCACCCCCTACCGCACCGCCGAGCAGCTGGCCCCGCTGGGCCCGGAGCGCACCCGGGCAGCCGTGCTGAGCCTGGTCGACACCCTCGTCGAGCTGCACGCGGTGGACCCCGCCGAGGTGGGCCTCGCCGACTTCGGACGCCCGGAGGGCTTCCTGGACCGGCAACTGCGGCGCTGGGGCAAGCAGTTGGACGCGTCCCGCAACCGCGAGCTGGCCGGCATCGACGAACTGCACGCGGCCCTGGGGCGCCAACTGCCCCACTCCCCCGCCCCGACCGTCGTGCACGGCGACTACCGGCTCGACAACGTCCTGCTGGGTGACGACGACCGGATCAGGGCGATCCTCGACTGGGAGATGTCCACGCTCGGTGACCCGCTCACCGACCTGGGCCTGCTGGTGATGTACAGCGTGCCGCTCGCAACGCCCGAATCCCCCGTCTCCACGACCGCGGCGGCGGCCGGGCACCCGGATCCCGCAGAGATCGTCGAGCGGTACGCGGCACGCTCGGGCCGCGACGTCGCCTCGGTGTCCTGGTACACGGCGTTCGCGTGGTTCAAGCTCGCCGTGATCCTGGAGGGCATCCACTACCGGTACACACTCGGCCAGACGGTCGGCCGCGGCTTCGACCGCATCGGCGACCTGGTCCCCGTCTTCATCGAACACGGCCTGACGACTCTTCGCGCCGGCTCCCAGGAGGCCTGA
- a CDS encoding GntP family permease: protein MTRLNVELLAADPVEPITSAGHAQLGIAVLAGIAVIVVLITRFKVHAFLALTIGSLALGAFAGAPLDKAILSFTTGLGSTVAGVGVLIALGAILGKLLADSGGADQIVDTILAKAGGRAMPWAMVLIASVIGLPLFFEVGIVLLIPVVLMVAKRGNYSLMRIGIPALAGLSVMHGLIPPHPGPLVAIDAVQANLGVTLALGLLVAIPTVIIAGPLFSKYAARWVDVPVPERMIPARASEELEKRPGFGATIATMLLPVVLMLAKALVDIIVDDPEQMVQRVFDVAGSPLIALLASVIVGMFTLGRAAGFTKERLGSTVEKSLAPIAGILLIVGAGGGFKQTLIDSGVGRMILEISEDWSIPALVLAWLIAVAIRLATGSATVATISAAGLVAPLAADMSTTHTALLVLAIGAGSLFFSHVNDAGFWMVKEYFGMTVGQTIKTWSVMETIISVVAGALVMLLSLVI from the coding sequence GTGACCAGACTCAACGTCGAGCTGCTGGCAGCGGACCCCGTCGAGCCGATCACCTCGGCGGGACACGCGCAGCTGGGCATCGCCGTACTGGCGGGCATCGCCGTCATCGTCGTGCTCATCACCAGGTTCAAGGTGCACGCCTTCCTGGCGCTGACCATCGGCTCGCTCGCGCTCGGCGCGTTCGCCGGGGCGCCGCTGGACAAGGCGATCCTGAGCTTCACCACCGGGCTCGGGTCGACCGTGGCCGGGGTGGGCGTACTCATCGCGCTGGGCGCGATCCTCGGCAAGCTGCTGGCGGACTCCGGGGGCGCCGACCAGATCGTCGACACGATCCTCGCGAAGGCCGGCGGGCGGGCCATGCCGTGGGCGATGGTGCTGATCGCCTCCGTGATCGGGCTGCCGCTGTTCTTCGAGGTCGGGATCGTGCTGCTCATCCCGGTCGTGCTGATGGTCGCCAAGCGCGGCAACTACTCGCTGATGCGTATCGGCATTCCGGCCCTCGCCGGTCTGTCCGTGATGCACGGGCTGATCCCGCCGCACCCCGGCCCGCTGGTCGCGATCGACGCGGTGCAGGCCAACCTGGGCGTCACGCTGGCGCTGGGGCTGCTCGTGGCGATACCGACCGTGATCATCGCCGGGCCGCTGTTCTCGAAGTACGCGGCGCGCTGGGTGGACGTGCCCGTCCCCGAGCGCATGATTCCCGCGCGTGCCTCGGAGGAGCTGGAGAAGCGGCCCGGGTTCGGCGCGACCATCGCGACCATGCTGCTGCCGGTGGTGCTGATGCTGGCCAAGGCGCTGGTGGACATCATCGTGGACGATCCCGAGCAGATGGTGCAGCGGGTCTTCGACGTGGCGGGCTCGCCGCTGATCGCGCTGCTCGCGTCGGTGATCGTGGGCATGTTCACGCTGGGGCGGGCGGCCGGGTTCACCAAGGAGCGGCTGGGGTCGACCGTCGAGAAGTCCCTCGCGCCCATCGCGGGCATCCTGCTGATCGTCGGCGCCGGCGGCGGCTTCAAGCAGACGCTCATCGACTCCGGGGTCGGCCGGATGATCCTGGAGATCTCCGAGGACTGGTCGATCCCCGCGCTCGTCCTGGCCTGGCTGATCGCGGTGGCGATCCGGCTGGCGACCGGTTCGGCGACGGTCGCCACGATCTCGGCGGCAGGGCTGGTGGCCCCCCTCGCCGCGGACATGTCGACCACCCACACGGCCCTGCTGGTCCTCGCGATCGGCGCGGGCTCGCTCTTCTTCAGCCACGTCAACGACGCCGGGTTCTGGATGGTGAAGGAGTACTTCGGGATGACCGTCGGCCAGACCATCAAGACCTGGTCGGTGATGGAGACGATCATCTCGGTGGTGGCGGGGGCGCTCGTGATGCTGTTGTCACTGGTGATCTAG
- a CDS encoding DMT family transporter — translation MSVLVLLLAVGAACCLGFGFVLQQQAAAHAPLGDFLSPRLLLDLIRVPRWLGGIGLMVCGMALGAIALSQGEITLVEPLLATNLLFALALSRRQTRQPLGRQGWAGLVLLAGGVTAFIVAGRPEGGAAVGGPFRQWLIIGVMLGLALLLTAYAKRSRLSAAPVLLAVAAGLLYGIQDALTRISGQLFAGAGWGGLFTSWQPYGVVLLGVTGLVLVQSAFEAAPLRMSLPALTAAQPLAGIACGVGFLGDRLRMDAGALAWEAAGLTGIVVGVVLLGMHPAMPCGSAGGSRESSGVRVA, via the coding sequence GTGTCGGTTCTCGTTCTTCTTCTCGCCGTGGGCGCCGCCTGCTGTCTGGGCTTCGGCTTCGTTCTCCAGCAGCAGGCGGCCGCCCACGCCCCGCTGGGCGACTTCCTCTCGCCCCGGCTGCTGCTCGACCTGATCCGGGTGCCGCGCTGGCTCGGCGGCATCGGGCTGATGGTGTGCGGCATGGCTCTGGGCGCGATCGCGCTCAGCCAGGGTGAGATCACCCTCGTGGAGCCGCTCCTCGCCACGAACCTGCTCTTCGCGCTCGCCCTGTCCCGCCGGCAGACCCGTCAGCCGCTGGGCCGCCAGGGCTGGGCGGGGCTGGTGCTGCTCGCGGGCGGCGTCACCGCGTTCATCGTCGCCGGGCGGCCGGAGGGCGGGGCGGCGGTCGGCGGCCCCTTCCGGCAGTGGCTGATCATCGGCGTCATGCTGGGGCTCGCGCTGCTGCTCACGGCGTACGCGAAGCGGTCGCGGCTCAGTGCGGCCCCGGTGCTGCTCGCGGTCGCGGCCGGGCTCCTCTACGGCATCCAGGACGCGCTCACCCGGATCAGCGGGCAGCTGTTCGCCGGAGCCGGCTGGGGCGGGCTCTTCACCTCGTGGCAGCCGTACGGGGTCGTGCTGCTCGGCGTGACCGGGCTCGTGCTCGTACAGAGCGCCTTCGAGGCGGCGCCGCTGCGGATGTCCCTGCCGGCGCTCACCGCCGCGCAGCCGCTGGCGGGAATCGCGTGCGGAGTGGGGTTCCTGGGGGATCGACTCCGGATGGACGCGGGGGCGCTGGCGTGGGAGGCGGCCGGGTTGACGGGGATCGTTGTCGGGGTGGTGCTGCTCGGGATGCATCCGGCGATGCCGTGCGGCTCCGCCGGGGGTTCGCGGGAGAGCTCGGGAGTGCGGGTCGCGTAG
- a CDS encoding MBL fold metallo-hydrolase → MTAEEPYTVELASDVYAYVQPDGGWCLNNSGFVSDGTTTLLVDTAATERRTRALGAALDATGVPKPRLLVNTHHHGDHTYGNGFFTPSATLVSHSACRREALASGLHLHLLWPQTDFGDVDIQGADLTYDDRVTLHVGDIEAQVIHPGVSHTVGDSVVWLPHRRVLFAGDLVFEGGTPFFLMGSLSGSLRALALLRELGAETVVPGHGPVTDPSAFDKAERYMRFVGEVAEKSHAAGLTPLEAARSTDLGEYAALPESERLVANLRRAYAELDGEPEGEGVDPFAGFIDMATVNGGEMMTCHA, encoded by the coding sequence ATGACCGCGGAAGAGCCGTACACCGTCGAACTCGCGAGCGACGTGTACGCGTATGTACAGCCGGACGGCGGATGGTGTCTGAACAACTCCGGTTTCGTGAGTGACGGCACCACCACCTTGCTCGTGGACACGGCGGCGACGGAGCGCAGGACCCGCGCCCTGGGCGCCGCGCTCGACGCGACCGGCGTCCCGAAGCCCCGCCTCCTGGTCAACACCCACCACCACGGGGACCACACCTACGGCAACGGCTTCTTCACGCCGTCCGCCACCCTCGTCTCACACTCGGCCTGCCGCCGCGAGGCCCTCGCCAGCGGGCTCCACCTCCACCTGCTGTGGCCGCAGACCGACTTCGGCGATGTCGACATCCAGGGCGCGGACCTGACGTACGACGACCGCGTGACGCTCCACGTCGGCGACATCGAGGCCCAGGTCATCCACCCGGGTGTCTCGCACACGGTCGGCGACTCCGTCGTGTGGCTGCCGCACCGGCGGGTGCTGTTCGCGGGGGACCTGGTCTTCGAGGGCGGGACGCCGTTCTTCCTGATGGGCTCGCTGAGCGGTTCACTGCGGGCGCTGGCGCTGCTGCGCGAGCTGGGCGCCGAGACCGTCGTACCGGGGCACGGGCCGGTCACCGACCCGTCCGCGTTCGACAAGGCCGAGCGGTACATGCGCTTCGTGGGCGAGGTGGCCGAGAAGTCGCACGCGGCGGGCCTGACGCCACTGGAGGCGGCCCGGAGCACGGATCTCGGCGAGTACGCGGCGCTGCCGGAGAGCGAGCGGCTGGTGGCGAACCTGCGCCGGGCGTACGCCGAGCTGGACGGGGAGCCGGAGGGCGAGGGCGTCGACCCGTTCGCCGGGTTCATCGACATGGCGACCGTCAACGGCGGGGAGATGATGACCTGCCACGCGTGA
- a CDS encoding gluconokinase, protein MRTPHVVVVMGVAGTGKTTIGPLLAARLGVPYAEGDDFHPEANIAKMSAGTPLDDADREPWLDAIGAWAHGRDGLGGVVSCSALKRAYRDRLRAAAPGVVFVHLAGDRALIEGRMSHRQGHFMPTALLDSQFATLQPLEADEAGVTVDVSGAPEEIAERAVAALRGRDPATS, encoded by the coding sequence ATGCGTACCCCTCATGTCGTCGTGGTGATGGGCGTGGCAGGAACCGGGAAGACCACGATCGGTCCCCTGCTCGCGGCCCGGCTCGGCGTTCCGTACGCCGAGGGCGACGACTTCCACCCCGAGGCCAACATCGCCAAGATGTCGGCCGGGACACCGCTGGACGACGCGGACCGGGAGCCATGGCTGGACGCCATCGGCGCGTGGGCCCACGGCCGGGACGGGCTCGGCGGGGTGGTCAGCTGTTCCGCGTTGAAGCGCGCGTACCGGGACCGGCTGCGGGCCGCGGCGCCCGGAGTCGTCTTCGTGCACCTCGCCGGTGACCGTGCGCTCATCGAGGGCCGGATGTCCCACCGGCAGGGCCACTTCATGCCCACGGCGCTGCTCGACTCGCAGTTCGCCACGTTGCAGCCGCTGGAGGCGGACGAGGCGGGCGTCACGGTCGACGTGTCGGGCGCGCCCGAGGAGATCGCCGAGCGGGCGGTCGCCGCGCTGCGGGGACGCGACCCGGCGACGTCGTAG
- a CDS encoding molybdopterin-dependent oxidoreductase, with translation MNPEHPEARQAPTEHPEEQEGHAGQESERGRPIGRRVLLGTLGLGALGVVSAPVLQRGMEAFLGEAAQKDPTGLTGLLPNGGGFRYYSVTSSVPRRTARNYRLTVGGLVDKPASYTLADLRALPQTRMVEDVQCVTGWRVPDTPFEGVRLSALLDAAGVRSSAGAIRFTCFDGAYTESLTLEQARRADVLVALRMQDKDISHNHGGPVRLYVAPMYFYKSAKWLSGIEVTEKVEPGYWEERGYDIDAWVGRSNGRDDEPTT, from the coding sequence GTGAACCCTGAACATCCCGAAGCGCGGCAAGCGCCGACGGAGCACCCCGAAGAGCAGGAAGGCCACGCCGGTCAGGAATCCGAGCGGGGCAGACCCATCGGCCGCCGTGTCCTTCTCGGCACCCTCGGACTCGGTGCCCTCGGCGTCGTCTCCGCGCCCGTTCTCCAGCGCGGCATGGAGGCGTTCCTCGGCGAGGCGGCCCAGAAGGACCCCACCGGCCTGACCGGCCTGCTCCCCAACGGCGGCGGCTTCCGCTACTACTCCGTGACGTCGTCCGTCCCCCGCAGGACCGCGAGGAACTACCGTCTGACCGTCGGCGGCCTGGTCGACAAGCCCGCCTCGTACACCCTCGCCGACCTGCGGGCCCTCCCGCAGACCCGGATGGTCGAGGACGTCCAGTGCGTCACGGGCTGGCGCGTGCCGGACACCCCGTTCGAGGGCGTACGGCTCTCCGCGCTGCTGGACGCGGCCGGCGTGCGCTCCTCGGCGGGCGCGATCCGCTTCACCTGCTTCGACGGGGCGTACACCGAGAGCCTCACCCTGGAACAGGCCCGCCGCGCCGACGTCCTGGTGGCCCTGCGTATGCAGGACAAGGACATCAGCCACAACCACGGCGGCCCGGTACGTCTCTATGTCGCCCCCATGTACTTCTACAAGTCGGCCAAGTGGCTCTCCGGCATCGAGGTCACGGAGAAGGTGGAGCCCGGCTACTGGGAGGAGCGGGGCTACGACATCGACGCGTGGGTCGGCCGATCGAACGGGCGGGACGATGAACCGACGACTTGA
- a CDS encoding FAD-binding dehydrogenase has protein sequence MSYDADVIVIGAGLAGLAATAELVDAGRKVILLDQEPEQSIGGQAHWSFGGLFFVDSPEQRRLRIKDSHALALQDWMGTAAFDREEDRWPRKWAEAYVDFAAGEKRSWLHQQGVRFFPVVGWAERGGYDANGHGNSVPRFHITWGTGPGLVEPFERRVREGVARGLVQLKFRHRVTGLSRSAGAVDTVTGEILEPSTIERGQASSRDVTGAFELKAQAVIVTSGGIGGNHDLVRANWPERLGNPPEKMISGVPAHVDGRMLGIAEEAGANLINRDRMWHYTEGIQNWNPIWENHGIRVLPGPSSLWLDARGKRLPVPLFPGFDTLGTLEHIMKTGYDYTWFVLDQKIIGKEFALSGSEQNPDLTGKSIKDVFIRARADVPGPVKAFMDHGVDFVVEKDLGSLVRGMNALTKEPLIDEAELRREIVSRDREVANPFTKDLQIMAVRGARNYLGDKLIRTATPHRILDPKAGPLIAVRLNILTRKTLGGLETDLSSRVLTEGGDPLEGVYAAGEAAGFGGGGVHGYRSLEGTFLGGCLFSGRTAGRAAAKATG, from the coding sequence ATGTCGTACGACGCAGATGTGATCGTGATCGGGGCGGGCCTCGCAGGGCTCGCGGCGACCGCGGAGCTCGTCGACGCGGGCCGCAAGGTGATCCTCCTCGACCAGGAGCCGGAGCAGTCGATCGGCGGCCAGGCGCACTGGTCGTTCGGCGGACTCTTCTTCGTCGACTCGCCCGAGCAGCGCCGCCTGCGCATCAAGGACAGCCACGCGCTCGCCCTCCAGGACTGGATGGGCACGGCCGCCTTCGACCGCGAGGAGGACCGCTGGCCGCGCAAGTGGGCCGAGGCGTACGTCGACTTCGCGGCCGGTGAGAAGCGGTCCTGGCTCCACCAGCAGGGTGTCCGGTTCTTCCCGGTGGTCGGCTGGGCCGAGCGCGGTGGCTACGACGCCAACGGTCACGGCAACTCCGTCCCCCGCTTCCACATCACCTGGGGCACCGGCCCCGGCCTCGTCGAGCCCTTCGAGCGGCGGGTGCGGGAGGGCGTGGCCCGGGGACTGGTCCAGCTGAAGTTCCGGCACCGGGTGACCGGCCTGTCACGCAGCGCGGGCGCCGTCGACACCGTCACCGGCGAGATCCTGGAGCCGTCGACCATCGAGCGCGGCCAGGCCAGCAGCCGCGACGTCACCGGCGCCTTCGAACTGAAGGCCCAGGCCGTGATCGTCACCTCCGGCGGCATCGGCGGCAACCACGACCTCGTCCGCGCCAACTGGCCGGAGCGCCTCGGCAACCCCCCGGAGAAGATGATCTCCGGCGTGCCCGCGCACGTCGACGGCCGGATGCTCGGCATCGCCGAGGAGGCGGGCGCCAACCTCATCAACCGCGACCGCATGTGGCACTACACCGAGGGCATCCAGAACTGGAACCCCATCTGGGAGAACCACGGCATCCGAGTCCTCCCCGGCCCGTCCTCGCTCTGGCTGGACGCCCGCGGCAAGCGGCTCCCGGTCCCGCTGTTCCCCGGCTTCGACACCCTCGGCACGCTCGAACACATCATGAAGACCGGCTACGACTACACGTGGTTCGTCCTCGACCAGAAGATCATCGGCAAGGAGTTCGCGCTCTCCGGCTCCGAGCAGAACCCCGACCTGACCGGCAAGTCCATCAAGGACGTCTTCATCCGGGCCCGCGCGGACGTCCCCGGCCCGGTGAAGGCCTTCATGGACCACGGCGTCGACTTCGTCGTCGAGAAGGACCTCGGCTCCCTGGTCCGCGGCATGAACGCGCTCACGAAGGAACCGCTGATCGACGAGGCCGAGCTGCGCCGCGAGATCGTCTCCCGGGACCGCGAGGTCGCCAACCCCTTCACCAAGGACCTGCAGATCATGGCGGTCCGGGGGGCCCGCAACTACCTCGGCGACAAGCTCATCCGCACCGCCACCCCGCACCGCATCCTCGACCCGAAGGCGGGTCCGCTGATCGCCGTCCGCCTGAACATCCTGACCCGCAAGACCCTCGGCGGCCTGGAGACCGACCTCTCCTCCCGCGTCCTCACCGAGGGCGGCGACCCGCTGGAGGGCGTGTACGCGGCGGGCGAGGCCGCCGGCTTCGGCGGCGGCGGAGTCCACGGCTACCGCTCCCTGGAGGGCACCTTCCTCGGCGGCTGCCTGTTCTCCGGCCGCACGGCGGGCCGCGCGGCGGCGAAGGCGACGGGCTGA
- a CDS encoding cytochrome b/b6 domain-containing protein — translation MNRRLEVAPVRAETRVRRFTAAERWIHRTTAALMGICVVTAACLYVPALAELVGRRALVVTVHKWTGLLLPLPVLAGLASRAFRADLGRLNRWGPHDRVWLRAARRRVPGARPAAKFNAGQKLYAAWIAGATLVMLATGLMMWFTHLTPLMWRTSATFVHDWLALTIGIVLAGHIGMALGDPEARRGLRTGSVSREWADREHPLWRP, via the coding sequence ATGAACCGACGACTTGAGGTGGCACCCGTTCGGGCGGAGACACGCGTCCGGCGCTTCACGGCCGCCGAACGCTGGATCCACCGCACGACGGCCGCCCTGATGGGCATCTGCGTGGTGACGGCGGCCTGTCTCTACGTCCCCGCCCTCGCCGAACTGGTCGGCCGCCGGGCCCTGGTGGTCACGGTCCACAAGTGGACGGGCCTGCTCCTGCCCCTCCCGGTCCTGGCGGGCCTGGCCTCCCGCGCGTTCCGTGCGGACCTCGGCCGGCTGAACCGCTGGGGCCCGCACGACCGCGTCTGGCTCCGCGCCGCCCGCCGCCGCGTCCCGGGCGCACGCCCCGCCGCCAAGTTCAACGCCGGCCAGAAGCTCTACGCCGCCTGGATCGCCGGCGCCACCCTCGTCATGCTCGCCACGGGCCTGATGATGTGGTTCACCCACCTCACCCCGCTGATGTGGCGCACCAGCGCGACCTTCGTCCACGACTGGCTGGCCCTGACGATCGGCATCGTCCTGGCGGGCCACATCGGCATGGCCCTGGGCGACCCGGAGGCCCGCCGGGGCCTGCGGACGGGCTCGGTGAGCAGGGAGTGGGCGGACCGGGAACACCCGCTGTGGCGGCCTTAG
- a CDS encoding YidH family protein, which produces MIEFIQNVRLWFAPGEIREEGRTPDYRFSLANERTFLAWLRTSLALIGGGFAVDQFLPDLRWGWRVGLALALLAAGVLCALRAVNHWVRCERAMRRGEDLPVSRFPALLGLVVAVVAVGMVAVVLLGWEG; this is translated from the coding sequence GTGATCGAATTTATACAGAACGTCCGGCTCTGGTTCGCCCCGGGTGAGATCCGGGAGGAAGGCCGGACCCCGGACTACCGGTTCTCCCTGGCCAACGAGCGGACCTTCCTGGCCTGGCTGCGCACCTCGCTCGCCCTCATCGGCGGCGGCTTCGCGGTGGACCAGTTCCTGCCGGACCTGCGCTGGGGCTGGCGCGTCGGGCTGGCGCTCGCCCTGCTGGCCGCCGGGGTGCTGTGCGCGTTGCGCGCGGTCAACCACTGGGTGCGCTGCGAGCGGGCGATGCGGCGCGGGGAGGATCTGCCGGTGTCCCGCTTCCCGGCGTTGCTCGGCCTCGTCGTCGCCGTGGTCGCCGTCGGCATGGTCGCTGTCGTGCTGCTCGGGTGGGAGGGGTGA
- a CDS encoding DUF202 domain-containing protein, whose amino-acid sequence MSPPSAPPGSSDRDPGLQPERTRLAWRRTTLAGAVITVLAAKSALHGGPSAAGVVAAALCVVLWLGFLALAHRRIDTLTASRPPVLVPRTAAAAVLCVIALAVCGAALVS is encoded by the coding sequence GTGAGCCCGCCGTCCGCTCCCCCCGGGTCTTCCGACCGCGACCCGGGCCTCCAGCCCGAGCGCACCCGGCTCGCCTGGCGGCGTACGACCCTCGCGGGCGCCGTGATCACCGTGCTCGCCGCGAAGTCCGCGCTGCACGGTGGGCCGTCCGCGGCCGGAGTGGTGGCCGCGGCCCTGTGCGTGGTGCTGTGGCTGGGCTTCCTGGCGCTCGCCCATCGTCGCATCGACACCCTGACGGCCTCCCGCCCGCCCGTACTGGTGCCCAGGACGGCCGCGGCGGCCGTCCTGTGCGTGATCGCCCTCGCGGTGTGTGGCGCGGCCCTGGTGTCCTGA
- a CDS encoding NUDIX hydrolase, whose product MSAADEILDIVDESDQVIGQAPRGEVYARGMRHRAVFVLVKDAEGRVFVHRRTGTKLIFPSLYDMFVGGVVGAGESYDDAALREAEEELGVSGLPRPDPLFKFLYDDGAGRTWWSAVYEVRCALPVDPQTEEVAWHGFLAEAEVERRLGEWEWVPDGVAAYERLRARGAAG is encoded by the coding sequence ATGAGTGCCGCCGACGAGATCCTCGACATCGTGGACGAGAGCGACCAGGTCATCGGGCAGGCCCCACGGGGGGAGGTGTATGCGCGGGGGATGCGTCATCGGGCCGTGTTCGTGCTGGTCAAGGATGCCGAAGGGCGGGTGTTCGTGCATCGCCGGACGGGCACGAAACTGATCTTTCCGTCGCTGTACGACATGTTCGTGGGCGGAGTCGTCGGGGCGGGCGAGTCCTACGACGACGCGGCGCTCCGCGAGGCCGAGGAGGAGCTGGGTGTCTCCGGGCTGCCCCGGCCGGACCCGCTGTTCAAGTTCTTGTACGACGACGGGGCCGGGCGGACCTGGTGGTCGGCGGTGTACGAGGTCCGCTGCGCGCTGCCGGTGGACCCGCAGACGGAGGAGGTCGCCTGGCACGGGTTCCTCGCGGAGGCCGAGGTGGAGCGGCGGCTGGGCGAGTGGGAGTGGGTGCCGGACGGGGTGGCGGCGTACGAGCGGCTGAGGGCGCGCGGGGCCGCGGGGTGA